CCGAGGAGCGCATCCGGGCGGCGGGCTTTTCCTTTCACGACGAAATCAAGGTCTTCAAGTCGATCATCGACGCCCACGACTGGGACGTGTGCCAGATCCAGTACAATTTCTACGACCGCGCCTACCAGGCCGGCGCGGAGGGGCTCCAGTACGCCGCCGCCCGGAATATCGGGGTGGTGGTGATGGAGCCGCTGCGCGGCGGGCAGCTGGTCCACAGGGTCCCGGCCCGCGTCCAGGCGCAGTGGGACGCAGCCCCGGTCCGCCGCAGCCCCGCGGAATGGGCGATGCGCTGGGTCTGGAACCACCCCGGCGTCTCGACCGTGCTGACCGGCTCGAGCACCCTCGAGCAGCTGCAGGAGCACACGCGCACCGTCCGCGACGCCGCGCCCGATTCCCTCTCCGGGGAGGAACTCGCCCGGTTCGACCAGGTGCGCGCCCTCTACCGGGAGATGGTCAAGGTGGACTGCACCGGCTGCGCCTACTGCATGCCCTGCCCCAGCGGCGTCGACATCCCGCACAACTTCCAGCTCTACAACGACTATTTCATGTTCCCGGGGCGGGAGTTCTGCAGCTTCTTCTACGGCAACCTGATGCCAGCCCAGGAGCGCGCTTCCGGCTGCGTCGAGTGCGGCGACTGCATGGACAAGTGCCCGCAGCAGATCGACATCATCCGGGAGCTCAAGGAGGTCCACGGCCTCTTCGGGGCGCCGCCGAAACAGGACTGATCGGCCGGGCCGCACGCGCCCCCGGGCCGGAAAGGAGAGGAATGACCGAGAGAGAAAAGATGGACATCGCCGCCGCGGCGCTCAAGCACAACGGCTTCGATCCCGTCATCTGCGTCGAGAAGGCCGAGAGCGCGGTCCCCGTCATCCTCGACTGGATCGAGCCGGACGCCCGGCTCGAGATGGCGGGGTCGGTGTCGGTGGGTCAGCTGGGGCTCCTGGACCTGCTGCGCGAGCGCGGCAACCCGGGTCTGGACTTCCCGGCCCCGGGGGAGGAGGATCCGGCGCGCGGGCGCCGCGACGTGCTGCTGGTGAGCGCGAACGCCCTCACCCTGGACGGAAAGATCGTCAACATCGACGGGATGGGAAACCGGGTGGCGGCCATGGCCTACGGGATGCGGCGCGTCATCCTCCTCATCGGCGTCAACAAGATCGTCGCCGACGTCGACGAGGCGCTCGACCGCGTGCAGCACGTCATCGCCCCCTACCACGCGAAGTGCCTGGGGGTCGACACCCCCTGCGCCCGGACCGAAACCTGCAGCGACTGCAGTTCGCCCCAGCGGATCTGCAACGTCACCACCATCATCTCCCGCCGCCCCCCAGGGGCGCAGTTTTCCATCGTCCTGGCGGCAGAGGACCTGGGGCTGGGGTGGGACCCGGCCTGGCCCGCGGAGCGGATCGACCGGATCAAGACCGCCTACCGGGTCGAAATCGACAGATTCCGCGCCGCGCTCGCGCAGGCCCGGGAGGGAAAGGGCGCGCCGGGCGCGTAGGAGCGCCCGACGGATCCGGCGTCAGCGCTTTCAGGGGATGCCGGGGCGCCCGTTCTCCAGCCGCGCCCGGACCTGCTCCGCCTCCGGGGCGTCCGGCGCGTGCCTGAGGTAGAGCCGCATCGCCTCGTCGGCCGCCGCCGGGTCGCGCCGCAGGGAGAACAGGTTCGCCCGGATCAGGTGTATCTTGGGGAACTGGTGGGTACTGTCCCTGAGGACCGTCTGCTCCGCCCGCTTTCCGGCCTGATCGTAATCCCCCAGGTTGTAGTGGGCCAGCGCGCTCAGGTAATAGGCCTCGGGGAAGCTCACCGGATCGAGATCCAGCGCCTTTTCGATGACGTCGGCCGCTTCCTCCCACCTCTGCTCCAGGGCGTTGAGCCACCCCAGCGCCACGTAGGGAGGAACGTACAGGGCGTCTCCGGCGAGGGCGCGCCCGAAGGCCTCGCGCGCCTCGGGGTACCGCTTGCGCTGCTGCTGGAGCTTGCCCAGTTCCAGCCACGCTTCCCCGTAGTCCCCGTACTCGGCGATCGCCTCCCTGAGCAGCGCTTCGCACTCCCCGTCCTTCCCCTTCTCCAGGGCCTTGCGCGCCCGCTTCATCTTCTCCTTCGCCTTCTTCGGCGCCATCAGGCTGGCGGCGCTGACCACGGTGCCGCGCACCCGCTCGAGCGGGTACACGATGATGGTCCCCAGGGTGTTGACCCGGGTGAGGTTGGTGGCGTTGAGGGTGAGCGAACTCGAGCGGTAGCCCGCGATCTGGGCCTTGAGGTCGCAGCCCGAAAGCCGGATGTACAGAGGGGTGGTCGTCTCGATCCGGGAGTCGGAGCTCGATCTCAGCGGGTTCCAGTAGATGGCGTCCTCGTCGTTGATATGACCGGTCCCCTCGCTGGCGTCGGGGACGATCGAACTGAACCGCTGCGCCCCGCCGTACTGAAAGGCGAAATACCCGTTCGGCCCCACCGAAGCCTCCCTCGTCTTGGAACTGCCGCAGTCCAGTTCGATGATGGTGCCGAAGGGAGGAGGGCTCCCGTCCTCGCGCATGACGGTCCCCGCGAGGAAGATCGGCTGGATTTCGCGCGGCGGGAGGCGGAAATCGGGAACGGCGAAGATTCCGGGCTGGGGCACGACCCTGGGCGCGGCGGGCGCGGCGGGGACCGAAGGGGTCGACGGCGTCGTGTCTTTCGGCGCTGAACTCTGCTGGGCAAAGAGCGCGACGGGCAGAAGCAGGAGAAGGAGCAGGGGGATCAAGCGCGAGGGCCGGAGAATAAGCATAAGCACCTCCGTAAAGCGGGGTTTCTGGGGTTTTTAACCCAGACATGATTAATATACACCATCCGCGGAGCGAACACAACCGGCTCCCTCCCCTCCCCCGGGCCGCTGCGGATTTCGTTGCGCGCCACGGGTGTTTGTGGCACCCTTGCGGCCGTACCGGACGGGAGGAGGCGCATCATGAAGGAGGCCGAATGGAACACGCTGCTCGCGGTCGTGCGCGGTGAGGAGCCGGCGCGGATCCCCGTGGGCTTCATCATCGACAGCCCCTGGCTCCCCAACTGGGCGGGGCACGCGATCCTCGACTACTTCACCGACGAGCGGGCGTTTCTCGACGCCAACCTGAAGGCGCTCGAGACCTTTCCCGGGGCGATGATGCTCCCCGGCTTCTGGTCCGAGTACGGGATGTGCACCGAGCCGTCCGCCTTCGGCGCCGTATCGGTGTGGGAGGAGGACGCCTTCCCCTTCGCCCGAAGAACGCTCGCCGCGCCCCGGGACGTCGAGCGCCTGGAGCGGCCCGATGCGCGCCGGGAGGGGCTGCTCCCCTTCGTGATCCAGCGCCTCAGGCACCTCGAACCCGAAATCGTGAAGGCGGGGCACCGCATCCGCTTCGCGGTGGCGCGCGGGCCGCTCAACATAGCGAGCTTCCTCATGGGGACGACCGAGTTTCTGACCGCGCTCCGGACCGACCCGGAGCTCATGCACCGGCTGCTCGATGTCGTCACCGGCTTTCTCGTGGACTGGATCGAATGGCAGCGGGAGTGCTTCCCCTCGATCGACGGGATCCTGCTCCTGGACGACATCGTGGGGTTCGTCGGCCGGGACGATTTCGAGCGGTTCGCCCTTCCCCGCCTCGCCCGCGCGTTCGACGCCGGCGTCGCGGTGAAGTTCTTCCACAACGACGCCCCTTCGAAGGCCTCGGCCCCCCTGCTCGCAGACGCGGGGATCAACCTGCTCAATTTCGGGGTGCAGCACACCCTGGAGGAGATGAGGGAATGGACCGGGGGCAAAGTGGCGCT
This genomic stretch from Acidobacteriota bacterium harbors:
- a CDS encoding aldo/keto reductase, producing MRYRKLGKTDLDVSILGFGAMRLPMVGNPGGLAGFDPKIPIDEEHADRMVRHALDEGVNYFDTAYGYHGGQSERYIGKVLRPVRTKVMIATKLPVWNIEKREDFDRVFEEQLAKLQTDYLDVYLIHSLNRPFWDKMKGLGVLEFLDRLKAEERIRAAGFSFHDEIKVFKSIIDAHDWDVCQIQYNFYDRAYQAGAEGLQYAAARNIGVVVMEPLRGGQLVHRVPARVQAQWDAAPVRRSPAEWAMRWVWNHPGVSTVLTGSSTLEQLQEHTRTVRDAAPDSLSGEELARFDQVRALYREMVKVDCTGCAYCMPCPSGVDIPHNFQLYNDYFMFPGREFCSFFYGNLMPAQERASGCVECGDCMDKCPQQIDIIRELKEVHGLFGAPPKQD
- a CDS encoding LUD domain-containing protein; the protein is MTEREKMDIAAAALKHNGFDPVICVEKAESAVPVILDWIEPDARLEMAGSVSVGQLGLLDLLRERGNPGLDFPAPGEEDPARGRRDVLLVSANALTLDGKIVNIDGMGNRVAAMAYGMRRVILLIGVNKIVADVDEALDRVQHVIAPYHAKCLGVDTPCARTETCSDCSSPQRICNVTTIISRRPPGAQFSIVLAAEDLGLGWDPAWPAERIDRIKTAYRVEIDRFRAALAQAREGKGAPGA
- a CDS encoding tetratricopeptide repeat protein produces the protein MLILRPSRLIPLLLLLLLPVALFAQQSSAPKDTTPSTPSVPAAPAAPRVVPQPGIFAVPDFRLPPREIQPIFLAGTVMREDGSPPPFGTIIELDCGSSKTREASVGPNGYFAFQYGGAQRFSSIVPDASEGTGHINDEDAIYWNPLRSSSDSRIETTTPLYIRLSGCDLKAQIAGYRSSSLTLNATNLTRVNTLGTIIVYPLERVRGTVVSAASLMAPKKAKEKMKRARKALEKGKDGECEALLREAIAEYGDYGEAWLELGKLQQQRKRYPEAREAFGRALAGDALYVPPYVALGWLNALEQRWEEAADVIEKALDLDPVSFPEAYYLSALAHYNLGDYDQAGKRAEQTVLRDSTHQFPKIHLIRANLFSLRRDPAAADEAMRLYLRHAPDAPEAEQVRARLENGRPGIP
- a CDS encoding uroporphyrinogen decarboxylase, giving the protein MKEAEWNTLLAVVRGEEPARIPVGFIIDSPWLPNWAGHAILDYFTDERAFLDANLKALETFPGAMMLPGFWSEYGMCTEPSAFGAVSVWEEDAFPFARRTLAAPRDVERLERPDARREGLLPFVIQRLRHLEPEIVKAGHRIRFAVARGPLNIASFLMGTTEFLTALRTDPELMHRLLDVVTGFLVDWIEWQRECFPSIDGILLLDDIVGFVGRDDFERFALPRLARAFDAGVAVKFFHNDAPSKASAPLLADAGINLLNFGVQHTLEEMREWTGGKVALVGNLPPRDVLAAGTPEEVARAATEMFGALRDRSRLVASCGGGMPPGAPTENIRAFIDAVARL